CCCGTCGCGTAGTGCAGCCCCGCGACTTCAGGGTCCGGACCCAGGATGGGGAATCCGTCGGGGGTGCCCGGCCGCAGGCCGGCCCAGGTCTCCACCACCGCCGCGTCGGCCAGGGCCGGGGCGATCTCGACGGCGCCGGCGAGGAGGCCGAGCAGGCCGCGCGGGGTGACCGTCTTGCGGAAGCCCAGGTGCTCGACCGTGGCGCCAGCCAGCACGCGGCCCTCGGTGCGCGGCACCAGGTAGCAGCGCGGCGAATCGATCACGTGGCGAAAGAGCGGGGGGATCGACTCCAGCGCCAGGATCTGGCCATGCACCGGCTCGACTGGGAGAGGGCGGGGAAGGCCCTCCATCCGCCCTGCCCAGCTTCCCCCCGCCAGCACCACGGCGCCCGCATCGATACGCTCCCCGCCGGCCAGCATCACGCCCGTGACACGATCTTCATCGCGCAGCAGCGCGACGGCATCGGCGCCAAGGCGGAAGTCGACGCCGGCGCGGGCGGCGGCGCCCCAGAGCGCGCGGCCGAGTGCACGGTTGTCCGCCTGGTGGTCGCCGGGAAAGCGGAGGGCCCAGCGCGTCGCGGGCGACACCGCCGGCTCCAGCGCACGGACCGTATCCGCATCCAGCCGCTCGACAGACAATCCAGCCGCCGACTGCCAGGCGAAACGGTGCTCCAGCTCCGCCTCGTCTTCGTCGCGCAGCGCCAGGTACAGCGTCCCCGCGTCGCCGTAGCCGACGTCGATCCCCGTCTCCTCCGCGAGGGCGGCGGCGAAGGCGGGGTACATGGCGCGGGCGCGGAGAAGGAGGTCGAGAAAGGGCCCCGGCGCGTCGGCCTCGGCGAGCGGAGAGAGCATCCCGGCGGCGGCGTGCGAGGCCTCCATCCCGGGCGTGGCGCGCTCCACCACCACCACGCGCAGCCCGCCACGCGCCGCGTGGCGGGCGACGGCGCACCCGATCACCCCTCCGCCTACGACGATGACGTCCGCGTTCACCCC
Above is a window of Longimicrobium sp. DNA encoding:
- the thiO gene encoding glycine oxidase ThiO gives rise to the protein MNADVIVVGGGVIGCAVARHAARGGLRVVVVERATPGMEASHAAAGMLSPLAEADAPGPFLDLLLRARAMYPAFAAALAEETGIDVGYGDAGTLYLALRDEDEAELEHRFAWQSAAGLSVERLDADTVRALEPAVSPATRWALRFPGDHQADNRALGRALWGAAARAGVDFRLGADAVALLRDEDRVTGVMLAGGERIDAGAVVLAGGSWAGRMEGLPRPLPVEPVHGQILALESIPPLFRHVIDSPRCYLVPRTEGRVLAGATVEHLGFRKTVTPRGLLGLLAGAVEIAPALADAAVVETWAGLRPGTPDGFPILGPDPEVAGLHYATGHFRNGILLAPLTGELVGEGLLGRVDDVVAEFGVGRFE